AGACAATAATGATATACTTATCATTTTACACAACTTTAAAAACAACTAACACACTTAAAAACATGAAAATTAATAACTAttgttaaaaaaaatactcaaaacTAATTTAGAATGTCTGCCTTAAAAACTCCAACTCCAACTGCATTGACATCACTTATCTTATCTCCAATTGCAGTTAAGTAAGTGACATGTTGAAGGGAAGAAAGCCATGTTTAAGTGCAGCCTCCCACACTTTGTTGATGTCTGCAGTATTCATAGtttgtccacattcatggtgattCCATCCTTGTAATGCATGCACCATTCCTCCCACTCTCCATGCGCTCATTACTCTCCTTGGCAGCCAGTTCTGAATTCCCCCAAATGAAAATTGAAATTATTACTAGTGTATTAAAAAAGTTTAGGAATGAAAAGTATTTATTTGAGtgttaaacaataaaaataaatagtgTATAAAGCGTTATataatgaatgaaagattttaatgatgttgatgagattaaatagtcaaaataataaaatataaatgaattattttaatgaATTCACAAAATCAGATTGTCAAAGAGATAAAAactgagttttaaattttaatgacATCCAAAAAGTTTAGGATCAAAGAGCAATGTATGAATGAAAGATTTTCACCAGATCAAatagtcaaaacaataaatgtatgAATGAAACATTTTAGTGATGTTCACGAAATCAAACTGTCAAAGAGATGAAGAATCACAACCTTAGATTTTAATGAAATTCACAAGATCAAATAGTGAAAATGCATGAATGAAAGATTTTGATGAGGTTCGCCATACTAAATCATCAAAGAGATCAAGAACAACAACTTAAGATTTTAATGATGTCCAAAAAATTTAGGATTGAAGAGCATTTATTGCACCCTTCATCCAAAAAAAAAGTACTGtataaagattaaacaataaagatACGAATTAAAGATTTTAATGACACTCACAAGATcaaataatcaaaataacatataaataaaatattttaatgacATTTAGCAGACCAAACAGTCAAAGCAATCAAGAAAGACAGATGACATTCATCGGATCAAACAATCATAAAGATAAAAAAAACATCCTTAAATTATCTTTTATATAGATCACCTACTATGACATTAATTCTCTAACAGAGTAAATGCAAATGCAAGCAGATTACCTCACAGGTGTGCACATTTTCCAGGTTGGCAGGCACTCTCATTGCAGGTGTGCTGTAGTAAAAGCAGTCCTTACGAGTCCTAGGTATTGGAAATGGCTGAAAGGGAATAAAGAGGGCTCCCTTGGGTGCCTTCATCTGGTCTTCCCCACTTACCCATCTCCCAACAATCCATATCTGCATCatatcattatgaagatcagattATGAAGATCAGATATAAGTCTTTTTTCACTTATTTTGTTCAATCCAGTCAAGCAGCAAAACGAGTATGCAAAAGCCAGATTCATTTATACAGCAGCTTTCACCTTGCAGTTCTTGCCCGCCTGATAGCTGTTTACAGGGATGATTTGTTGCTGGAATTGGGATGGGACAGTTGATTTCATTTGATCCAACTGTTCTCTTGATTCCGTAAGAAGCTGTCATTCGGGATAATGTAAACATTAATTGTATGGGGTAAAACTTGAATTTGAAGAACATGAATTGGGTCTATTCCTAAACTAAACTAGTACCTGAATACTGACTCCCCTTTGAGATAGGAGGCAGAGAATTGCAGATCCAACTTTTGACGTGCCCCCACACATGAATACTTCACCTGTCTTCGATGGGATCGAATTCAATACTACAGCGGCTACAAGAGTACTCCCATCTACCATACGGGCTTTTAAGTTCTTGTGCCTTTTCAAAAACAGCTCCCCTCCTCCATTAAGATCCTCACTCTGCCACGTTTTTTTCTCAATTACTAGCTACCTTATTAATAACTCATCAATTTCTATCGAACACACTAAGATGTATATTTGATGTATTTATTAAAAGTCAAAATTATGCTAAAGTCGAAATTTAATAACTTAGTAAAACACACCTGGTTGAGGAGGCCTAAACTGATAACTTTGACTTCTTTTTTCTCTGCTTCTAAAATGGAATCCTCAATAAGCTTATTTATCTTTGCTCGTTCAGAAGGCATTGAATACTGCATCCACATTCAAAACTACAATATTGAAAACTAAATAATAAGTGATAGGCATGGATTTTTCAATGCATGAAAATGAATTAGAAAGATTCTGGATTTGATTACGTAAGTTTTTTATACCAATGTTTTAGATTACATTCATTAATCCATTATTAGAATGAGGAAAAGCTTTTACATTATAATATTTCATCATTCTAATAATGAATCATAAAATGTTATCTACAATTTTGATATACAAAACTTGGAGCAATCAAATATGGATGTTCTCTAATTCATGAATAAAATATATTGATAGACATTGAACAAGTGCATGGCATAAGAACCTGGAATGTGTATCGCGGAATAACCCATGTTTGCAAATGCATATCATTTAATCGATTTTTCTCAGCTATAAAACTTTGTCCAAAGAGCCAAAGAAAGATCATGATGGCATTGCTAATCGGCCATAAAATCCACATATACCATTTGGTAGAGTATGGCTTAGCAGCAAATGAAGCAAACCCAAATCTTAAATGGAAAAATGAAAGCAAACTTGTTGCATGAGTGAGATACACCAAATCGACCTTTTCCTTTCGCCCTATTCACATAACAATACTACCCATCAAAATCTAGTTATCACCAAGTATTTTTCTTGTTACAATTATTTGTTTAAAATTGTCATTCAAATACTAAACATATTCTCTTTCAAAAATTCAGTTGTATTTCATGATAACAATAGGTTGGTAGATAATAATAAAGATAAATTATCATTTAAACAGATCATAACATAAACAGATACACAAAACTAATATGTGAAATAAGAGTGTGTCAAAATAAAGATAGAATTCTTATTTTAAGAGATCATATAATATAAAAAAGATAGATACTCAATGGGTTCTTGGTCTGTTGGTAAAGTTGAAAGATTCAAATTGAGTCCACCAGGGATGAAGTCTTGCTGAGTGCACTATAAGAGATGATGCTGGATTTGTGCCCCGACAAGATACCCTTAGACCTTTGCTCTTTGTTCTTAGTTGAAGGAAGAGTGAAATAAATCCCCTCGATAATATTAGTGATATTTAAAGAGAGATAGATGAGGTCAAAAGATTTAGAAGAAAATGACAAACTATGGTCTAACATGATGCCTAAAGATTAATATGCAAATATTAAACACAGTTACATCTTAATGCAAGTCTtaatgatattttgaaaaaaaagagaaataaatctaaAATAGATAAGGTCACAAGATTTAAGAGAAAATGACCAAAAAAAAAGAGGCAGTGATTATAACTCCCACAAACTCTCTTTTATGCCCCATTTTCTGGTCTAACATGATACCTGAAGATTAATATGCAAATACTACATTTTGATACAAGTTTGGAAATACTACCCATATCAATGACTTGAATATTAATCTATCAATGAAATCAAACCTTTTTTTCTTTTCTACCCACCTTTCCGTGAAGTCTCGTAGAGAGTCTGGGACGACTTATCGGCTGTCCCATAAAGGTAATCATAGAGAGGCATGAACAGACAGAAGTTGGTATGAACTTGTGAATGGTGAAGAGAGTGATACCTGCGGAATATTAGCTATGTCTCATCAAATCTTAGTTATCAGAAACGAGAAACGAGAAACGTAACGGCAATGGCAACGTGACGAGAAATGGAATATTTAAAAGTTGCGTATAAgaaacgtatatatatatatataattttataaaaaaagagtttaaaaaataaaaaacatgcaaAATTATGGTTATATATAGTGCATGAATCTATTGCTTAATCCAAGTTAAGCCatgagccaaaaaaaaaaaaactcaacctGTCAATGTCAAATCATTAAAAAACAATTACTTTACTGCACTTATAGTAATTGGTACGAAGTAAAGTGAAAGAGCTCATTATTTTAAGTGCTAAAGATCTCTGCGAGTCTCGCATGCAAAGTGAAGATAAGTCGAAAACACCCAAAAAGGAATTTGCCTGCTGGAAACGGCCGTTAGAAACGAGAAACGCGTTTCTTGCGTTGAAACGCGAAACGACGGGAGACCGTCGCGTTTCTGGCAACTAAGCATCAAATTAACTCACAATGAATCTTTCCTAGAAATTGGAACTTTTCGAAATATGTAAGAAAACTTACGAGGGTGTGTACATTAGGAACTTAAGAGGAGGGAAGATCCTAAATGCCCAGTTGGGAACAAATTCAAAGTTGCAGTGGCCCATATTGTTCATGAAATCAAACCACATTAAGTAGACAAATGTTACACCAATAGAAGGAGTTTTGGTGAAAAGAGTAGCCAGTGGAGCAATtgagaatattgcaatatacatcaAATGCTCTGCAAACGGATGCACTACAGCTGAACACAAACAAGATTCAAAATATCAGTACTCGGTACTCATTAAAAGCACAAAATCCACAAGATCTAAAGGAATAATTTCTTACATGTGATGGGTTCTGTGACGAAAGAAGAGTGATGATGAGAGTGGTAAAGATTATACAGCAAGTGGTGATGAAGAGCTCTATGTGCCCAGTAATACAAGAATTCAGATGGCCCAATATGGgccaaaaaaaaaacaatgaagcCCTTTGTGTTCCAGAGAGGAAGATTAGAGGCGCCTGGAATGTATGCATGAACTAGAAACCAGATGAAGGTGTACATGAGAATATAGTTGTCCCTGCATCACATTGTAGAAAGTAAACACTTATTATCGTCAAACTTTACATAAACACCAATCTCTACAGCTTCCATGGTCATCAAACAACCAACATTttagatttatattttaaaatgaGCAGTTGCTTTTTCTGATTTTGATTGTCTTAGTTTTtttatcaatgttttgaatcatgtTCTATGATTTTTCTTCTCTTTAAGCTCTTTTATGATGGATCATGTAGTGTGATCTAGAATATTGATGAAAAAGTTGCACAAAATAGAATTCAGAAACAAAACAACACTCATATTATAGATTGTGAAAATCTAATATCGTGAATGATTAATACAATTGGACATACAAATTTAAGAACTTACCAGATTCTCTCTATAACATTCTATAATAGATCATGAAATATGATCAAAACATTGGTGAAAAAATCACACAATTGAATTGAAAAACAGTAACATTCATTATTATAGATTGTAAAAATCTAATATCATTAATATAAATAGACATACAATTTTTGTAGAAGAGCTTACCAGGTTCTCTCTCTATCAACTTGCTCAAAGTGGATACTTTTAGATTGTATTTGATGCTTGCTCCGTGCATTCTGATAGCGAGAAACACTAATCCACAGTTGGTTATGGAGGTATTGAGTTGCCACCAAAAGAAGCAGCACCAAACTAATGTTGTCCGCTTCTTGTCCTCCTAGAAAATTGGTGTGTACTGCTTTGATCACCAGAGGGGAGAGAAGCAGATACTAGATCCATAACAATATCATTTCTAATCAGTAACCACTCTATTTTCATATTTGTTTACTCACATTAGATTTTAAAGTATGATCCCCAACcaaaaagaatacacaaagtttacctTGAAGTTGCCAAGTTTCTCCCATGGCCATCCTGTAAGTGGTCCCGGCTTAGATGCCATTCTCTTCACCTTAGAGTTTAGTTTAGAAAAGCTCAATAAGAGCTGTGAGCTCAATTCTCCTAACTTCAAAGAAATCTTGACAGAAGCTTTGAACTCTTTTACAGATGAGCAACAATAATTTTGCTTTGTATGGGCAAATGTTGTGCTTCCCTTAGCATATATAGAAGTTCTTAGCTGTTAGTTGAATTGCCATCCACGTACCTATAAAATTGTTTCTAACAAGAAGAGTTAATGCTTCAAATTGTGGATAAAGTCCACATTGAAAACAGAAAACATCAGGGAAGACAAATAAAATAGAGCAAAACATTTCATTCGGAAATGACcagtcttaaatcacacacattaagcaacatattaagtctagagaatgttagttaATTCTgattgtttaacacttttaagtctagaaatgtATTGTTAGTGTGCCACATACCTTAAGCAATATATTAAGCCTATAAAATGTCACTCAACTCTGAATGTTTAACTTTTAATCCTAGAaatataagcttagtgtgtgtgatttaaaccATTCCGTACAGAAACTAAAACGCTGAAAAAAGTTAGATAAAACATTTATGATGGACTGGTGAATGAAAGCAAAAGATGGTCTGTGCTCACAATAAATAATCTATTCCAGCACATACTTAGGAGTGCAGTTTCATTTATTTGTAGCTTTTAAATTTGGTACtgtaaattttttttaatgaagatAGCTTTTAGATTTGGtactttaaatatttatttgtAGCTTTTAGATTTGGTACTGTAAATATTCAATCCTGTAAGATCTATTTCCATACCGATAGCAAAATACTCACTCGATCAAATTGAAAAACTCATGAACTGTAAAATTTTTAATCTCTGAAACAAACTTATCTTTTTACTTGCAAAATCGTAGGAAAATAATAACGGTTAACCCACTACAAATATCAAGCTGCAGATATTAACAATGTACGAATAACAAGCTTCAGTCTACAAAATCGTACTGAAACAAAATGTGGCCTCCATTTGAGCGTACAAAATGGAGATGAGTGGAGCTTCAATCTACCACAGTTTTTCAAACGAGTGGATCCCTAAGCTTTAATATACTAAAAACAAGCTTCTTCATTAGGCTTCTTCATTTGGACGACCTCTACCAATCCTTTAAGCAAATATAGAAATGTTATTTAATCATCCATGTGGAGTAATTGATTTCCAAGACTTCTCAATTAAGTCAATAAGGGCTGtaattaataaaatcttatttaaa
The nucleotide sequence above comes from Cryptomeria japonica chromosome 11, Sugi_1.0, whole genome shotgun sequence. Encoded proteins:
- the LOC131050969 gene encoding very-long-chain aldehyde decarbonylase GL1-4 isoform X1, which gives rise to MASKPGPLTGWPWEKLGNFKYLLLSPLVIKAVHTNFLGGQEADNISLVLLLLVATQYLHNQLWISVSRYQNARSKHQIQSKSIHFEQVDRERTWDNYILMYTFIWFLVHAYIPGASNLPLWNTKGFIVFFLAHIGPSEFLYYWAHRALHHHLLYNLYHSHHHSSFVTEPITSVVHPFAEHLMYIAIFSIAPLATLFTKTPSIGVTFVYLMWFDFMNNMGHCNFEFVPNWAFRIFPPLKFLMYTPSYHSLHHSQVHTNFCLFMPLYDYLYGTADKSSQTLYETSRKGRKEKVDLVYLTHATSLLSFFHLRFGFASFAAKPYSTKWYMWILWPISNAIMIFLWLFGQSFIAEKNRLNDMHLQTWVIPRYTFQYSMPSERAKINKLIEDSILEAEKKEVKVISLGLLNQSEDLNGGGELFLKRHKNLKARMVDGSTLVAAVVLNSIPSKTGEVFMCGGTSKVGSAILCLLSQRGVSIQLLTESREQLDQMKSTVPSQFQQQIIPVNSYQAGKNCKIWIVGRWVSGEDQMKAPKGALFIPFQPFPIPRTRKDCFYYSTPAMRVPANLENVHTCENWLPRRVMSAWRVGGMVHALQGWNHHECGQTMNTADINKVWEAALKHGFLPFNMSLT
- the LOC131050969 gene encoding very-long-chain aldehyde decarbonylase GL1-4 isoform X2, with the translated sequence MASKPGPLTGWPWEKLGNFKYLLLSPLVIKAVHTNFLGGQEADNISLVLLLLVATQYLHNQLWISVSRYQNARSKHQIQSKSIHFEQVDRERTWYHSLHHSQVHTNFCLFMPLYDYLYGTADKSSQTLYETSRKGRKEKVDLVYLTHATSLLSFFHLRFGFASFAAKPYSTKWYMWILWPISNAIMIFLWLFGQSFIAEKNRLNDMHLQTWVIPRYTFQYSMPSERAKINKLIEDSILEAEKKEVKVISLGLLNQSEDLNGGGELFLKRHKNLKARMVDGSTLVAAVVLNSIPSKTGEVFMCGGTSKVGSAILCLLSQRGVSIQLLTESREQLDQMKSTVPSQFQQQIIPVNSYQAGKNCKIWIVGRWVSGEDQMKAPKGALFIPFQPFPIPRTRKDCFYYSTPAMRVPANLENVHTCENWLPRRVMSAWRVGGMVHALQGWNHHECGQTMNTADINKVWEAALKHGFLPFNMSLT